The Candidatus Nitrosotenuis cloacae genome contains a region encoding:
- a CDS encoding acyl-CoA mutase large subunit family protein, which yields MAQTEKPKPKKILTDSNIPVSRVYHQSSKKRPKEEPGKYPFTRGIHAEMYRERFWTMRQYSGFGDAKQTNERFKFMLEKGQTGLSMAFDLPTQIGHDPDAPQAEGEVGKVGVSIASLKDMLTAFDGIPLGKVSTSMTINSTASTLLAYYIAVGESQGFKSVDLRGTTQNDILKEYIARNTYIYPPQPSMRLIGDMIAYCAKSVPQWYPISISGYHMREAGSTATQEVAFTIANAIAYIETCLERGLKIDDFAPRLSFFFCCTIEFFEEVAKFRVARKIYAKILKERFHAKDPKSMQLKFHTQTSGESLTAQQPDNNIVRVAIQTMAAVIGGTQSLHTNSRDEALALPTAESAKIALRTQQIVAHESGVTKTVDPLAGSYYLESLCDEIEAGVWKYLKQIERMGGALKAIEKGFFQSEIRQNAYRLKKEVDSGERVLVGVNKFADQMESKQDLLRIDDSVGEKQKIAMKKLRSERDNKKVQYALSKLTAAAEKEDNLMPLLLDSVKVYATTGEISNTFREVFGEYRPKEVF from the coding sequence ATGGCGCAGACAGAAAAGCCAAAACCAAAAAAGATTCTCACCGATTCCAATATTCCAGTAAGCAGGGTATACCACCAGTCGTCCAAAAAGAGACCAAAGGAGGAGCCAGGCAAGTACCCATTCACCCGTGGGATACACGCAGAAATGTACCGGGAGCGATTCTGGACGATGCGACAGTATTCGGGATTTGGCGACGCAAAGCAGACAAACGAGCGATTCAAGTTCATGCTGGAAAAGGGGCAGACCGGCCTTTCGATGGCGTTTGATCTGCCGACTCAGATAGGCCATGATCCTGATGCTCCTCAGGCAGAAGGCGAGGTGGGAAAGGTCGGAGTATCAATTGCATCACTAAAAGACATGCTCACGGCGTTTGACGGAATCCCGCTTGGTAAGGTAAGCACGTCAATGACCATCAACTCTACTGCATCTACGCTTTTGGCGTACTATATCGCAGTAGGTGAATCGCAAGGATTCAAGAGCGTGGACCTTAGGGGAACCACTCAAAACGACATACTCAAAGAATACATTGCAAGGAACACATACATCTATCCGCCACAGCCGTCGATGAGGCTGATTGGCGACATGATTGCATATTGCGCAAAGAGCGTGCCGCAGTGGTACCCGATATCAATTTCCGGATACCACATGAGGGAGGCAGGCTCTACTGCCACACAAGAGGTCGCATTTACAATTGCAAACGCGATTGCGTACATTGAGACGTGCCTTGAGCGAGGCCTGAAAATAGATGACTTTGCACCGCGACTCTCATTCTTCTTCTGCTGCACAATCGAGTTCTTCGAGGAGGTGGCAAAATTCAGAGTCGCAAGAAAGATCTATGCAAAAATACTCAAGGAGAGATTCCACGCAAAGGATCCAAAATCGATGCAGCTCAAATTCCACACTCAGACAAGCGGAGAATCGCTTACTGCACAACAGCCGGACAACAACATCGTCCGAGTCGCAATACAGACGATGGCCGCAGTAATTGGAGGGACACAGTCACTGCACACCAACTCGCGAGACGAGGCACTTGCACTTCCTACTGCCGAATCTGCAAAAATCGCACTGAGAACGCAGCAGATTGTGGCACATGAAAGCGGGGTGACAAAGACCGTCGACCCGCTGGCGGGCTCTTACTATCTGGAGTCATTATGCGATGAAATAGAGGCCGGAGTGTGGAAATACCTAAAACAGATTGAGAGGATGGGGGGCGCCCTAAAGGCAATTGAAAAGGGATTCTTCCAGTCCGAGATAAGGCAGAACGCCTACCGCCTCAAAAAAGAGGTCGACTCTGGCGAGCGCGTCCTAGTCGGGGTAAACAAGTTTGCAGACCAGATGGAGTCAAAGCAGGATCTGCTCCGAATAGACGACTCTGTGGGTGAAAAGCAGAAAATCGCAATGAAAAAGCTCCGATCGGAGAGGGACAACAAAAAGGTCCAATATGCGCTATCCAAACTAACTGCGGCGGCGGAAAAAGAGGACAACCTGATGCCACTGCTGCTTGACTCAGTCAAGGTGTATGCCACAACAGGCGAGATAAGCAATACATTCCGAGAGGTATTTGGAGAGTATCGACCAAAGGAGGTATTCTAG
- the meaB gene encoding methylmalonyl Co-A mutase-associated GTPase MeaB: MAVQKTRTSLELLADLKKGKRGAIAKAISMVENDETKARKLVKKIFKSSGTSIVIGITGPAGAGKSSLINKTSIALKKLGFKAAVLAVDPTSHLTGGAILGDRVRMTESTDSGLYIRSIASRGATGAVSRSVRNSIRVLEYAGFNPIIIESVGAGQTEVEISNIADITVVVFNPHTGDNIQTIKAGITEIGDIYLVNKSDLDGAAQLFESVKEFIGMTERNPIILKTSTTKNQGIDEFAKQLKELMLQKKKLKRDLDSKRLEMELKDIVLNNVKNRIDLLLESDKNYTKYLKKLQQKEIDPFEAADKISDSLLK; the protein is encoded by the coding sequence ATGGCAGTGCAAAAGACTAGAACTAGTTTGGAGCTTTTGGCTGATCTGAAAAAGGGAAAACGCGGTGCAATCGCAAAAGCAATCTCGATGGTTGAAAACGACGAGACAAAGGCAAGAAAACTGGTAAAAAAAATCTTCAAAAGCTCGGGTACCTCGATTGTAATTGGAATCACCGGACCTGCAGGTGCCGGGAAAAGCTCGCTTATCAACAAGACCTCGATTGCACTAAAAAAACTCGGCTTCAAGGCGGCAGTGCTTGCAGTGGATCCGACAAGCCATCTCACAGGTGGTGCAATACTTGGGGATCGCGTGCGCATGACCGAATCAACCGACTCTGGACTGTACATCCGAAGCATCGCGTCCCGAGGCGCAACGGGGGCAGTATCGCGCTCGGTTAGGAACAGCATCCGGGTCCTAGAATACGCCGGGTTCAACCCGATAATAATTGAGAGTGTGGGGGCGGGGCAGACCGAAGTTGAGATCTCAAACATTGCCGACATTACTGTCGTGGTGTTCAACCCGCACACTGGCGACAACATCCAGACAATAAAGGCAGGCATAACTGAGATAGGTGATATCTACCTTGTCAACAAGTCGGACCTTGACGGGGCAGCGCAGCTCTTCGAGTCAGTAAAGGAGTTCATCGGAATGACCGAGAGGAACCCGATCATACTGAAAACATCGACTACGAAAAACCAGGGAATCGACGAGTTTGCAAAACAACTAAAGGAATTGATGCTTCAAAAGAAAAAACTAAAGCGGGATCTGGACTCCAAACGACTGGAGATGGAATTGAAGGATATTGTTTTAAATAATGTTAAAAACAGAATCGACTTGCTCTTGGAATCTGATAAAAATTACACTAAATACCTAAAAAAGCTGCAGCAAAAAGAGATTGATCCGTTTGAGGCAGCAGATAAAATATCGGATTCCCTGCTAAAGTGA
- a CDS encoding M1 family metallopeptidase, translating into MKVIPVNYALSFEPNFANFTFTANEILDVKIPISTSVIRLDAAELKIKSCDVVSGGQKFRAKTKLDEKKESLEIRIPRKVRGNAKIAIEFSGILNDRLVGFYRSQYKDKFGNVKYLATTQFEAADARRAFPCVDEPAAKATFEITLITENRHAAISNMNLISKKQAGSRTIHRFAKTPIMSTYLLYLGVGEFEFLTSKQGKVQYRIVTTKGNSSKGKFALDLCKKLVTSYENYFGIKYPLPKLDLIAVPDFASGAMENWGAITFRETILLYDAKTSSTQTKQYIAEVVSHELAHQWFGNLVTMEWWNDLWLNESFATFMATKFVDKFYPEWKLWDQFLEDTMNTAMSLDALHSSHPIDVKVNAPSEIREIFDAISYDKGGCVLRMLEGFVTESKFRQGLRVYLKKFSYKNAKGNDLWDEIGRASRMPVKSMVNSWIGQVGFPLVEAQKQRSSLSLTQKRFVLEQKGGQKGVWQIPVSIRDNDRTVTKLITKKKQAIQVKSDTLVLNSGRHGFYRVKYSDDLLYELKSLILEKSLSHVDRWAIQNDLFALCISGDGTAKSYLEFADAYENEDDYITISNVAGNLYSLYQKTINEPFSYEIKNIAHEFFKKIFLRVGWDAKKGEPHTHALLRSQIIGSLGKLGDEEITAEANERFEKYLRNPNSLNPDLQGTVFSIVAWNGNKQTYKKLLTLYRKVRTQEEKLRFLGALCNFKDKALILQTLNFSQTREVRSQNMHLPVMQTAANQYGKKLLWPWLKKNWVRLRVKVGTGSPLLNRMVSSISLVADDSMEREIRAFFRKNPTPGTERTLEQTLERIRISSAFLRRIRQEYS; encoded by the coding sequence GTGAAAGTAATTCCTGTAAATTACGCCCTTTCATTTGAGCCTAACTTTGCCAATTTCACATTTACTGCAAACGAAATACTTGACGTCAAAATTCCAATATCTACGAGCGTAATCCGTCTGGACGCTGCTGAACTGAAAATCAAGTCATGTGATGTGGTATCTGGCGGACAAAAATTCCGCGCAAAGACCAAACTGGACGAAAAAAAGGAATCCCTTGAAATACGCATTCCACGAAAAGTCAGAGGCAATGCAAAGATTGCAATCGAGTTTTCCGGCATCCTAAACGACAGGCTTGTTGGATTCTACCGCAGTCAGTACAAGGACAAGTTCGGCAATGTCAAGTATCTGGCAACCACCCAGTTTGAGGCAGCGGACGCACGACGGGCGTTCCCATGCGTTGACGAGCCTGCCGCGAAGGCGACATTTGAGATTACGCTAATCACGGAAAACCGCCATGCTGCCATCTCCAACATGAATCTCATATCAAAAAAACAGGCAGGCTCAAGGACGATTCACAGATTCGCAAAGACTCCAATCATGTCGACGTACCTGCTCTATCTTGGAGTCGGCGAGTTTGAGTTTCTCACAAGCAAGCAGGGCAAGGTCCAATACCGAATAGTGACCACAAAGGGAAACAGCAGCAAGGGCAAGTTTGCACTTGATCTCTGCAAAAAGCTTGTCACCTCATACGAGAACTATTTTGGAATAAAATACCCGCTGCCAAAGCTTGACCTCATAGCGGTTCCGGATTTTGCGTCTGGCGCAATGGAGAATTGGGGTGCAATCACATTCAGGGAGACCATTCTGCTATATGATGCAAAGACGTCCTCGACTCAGACAAAGCAGTACATTGCGGAGGTCGTCTCGCACGAGCTGGCACATCAGTGGTTTGGCAATCTTGTAACGATGGAGTGGTGGAACGATCTATGGCTCAACGAATCGTTTGCAACGTTCATGGCCACCAAATTTGTCGACAAATTTTATCCTGAGTGGAAGCTCTGGGACCAGTTCCTTGAGGACACGATGAACACAGCAATGAGCCTTGACGCACTGCACTCATCACACCCAATCGACGTCAAGGTGAATGCGCCATCGGAGATCCGGGAGATATTTGATGCAATCTCGTACGACAAGGGAGGATGTGTCCTGAGGATGCTTGAGGGTTTTGTTACGGAATCAAAGTTCCGCCAGGGGCTCAGGGTGTACCTCAAAAAATTCTCATACAAGAACGCCAAGGGAAACGACCTGTGGGACGAGATAGGACGTGCATCAAGGATGCCTGTAAAATCAATGGTGAATTCTTGGATTGGTCAGGTCGGATTTCCTCTAGTCGAGGCGCAAAAACAAAGATCGTCCCTTTCACTCACCCAGAAACGATTCGTGCTAGAACAAAAGGGAGGGCAGAAAGGAGTCTGGCAGATTCCAGTGTCAATACGCGACAACGACCGGACCGTCACAAAACTCATCACAAAGAAAAAACAGGCAATTCAGGTAAAAAGCGACACACTTGTGCTCAATTCCGGACGCCATGGCTTCTATCGCGTCAAGTATTCTGACGATCTGCTGTACGAGCTAAAATCACTCATATTAGAAAAATCACTCTCGCATGTGGATAGGTGGGCAATACAAAACGACCTCTTTGCACTCTGTATATCTGGCGACGGCACCGCCAAGAGCTATCTTGAGTTTGCGGACGCATACGAAAACGAGGATGACTACATAACAATATCCAACGTTGCAGGAAACCTGTACTCGCTATACCAGAAAACCATCAACGAGCCGTTCTCATATGAGATAAAAAACATCGCGCACGAGTTTTTCAAAAAAATCTTCTTACGCGTTGGCTGGGATGCAAAGAAGGGAGAACCACATACCCACGCACTGCTCCGCAGTCAGATAATTGGGTCGCTTGGAAAGCTTGGCGACGAGGAGATCACCGCGGAGGCAAACGAGCGATTTGAAAAATATCTCAGAAACCCCAACTCGCTAAATCCGGACCTTCAGGGAACCGTATTTTCAATCGTGGCGTGGAACGGCAACAAGCAGACCTACAAAAAACTCTTGACCCTCTACAGAAAGGTACGGACCCAAGAGGAAAAGTTGCGCTTCCTTGGCGCATTGTGCAACTTTAAGGACAAAGCCCTGATACTGCAGACGCTCAACTTTTCTCAGACAAGGGAGGTTCGCTCCCAGAACATGCACCTGCCAGTCATGCAAACTGCTGCAAACCAATACGGGAAAAAGCTGCTTTGGCCGTGGCTGAAAAAGAACTGGGTTCGACTGCGTGTCAAAGTGGGCACAGGAAGCCCTCTTTTGAACAGGATGGTATCCAGCATATCTCTTGTGGCGGATGATTCCATGGAAAGGGAGATTCGAGCGTTCTTTAGAAAAAACCCAACTCCTGGCACCGAAAGGACTCTGGAGCAGACACTTGAGAGAATAAGGATCAGTTCCGCATTCCTGCGCCGAATCAGGCAAGAATATTCGTAA
- a CDS encoding cobalamin B12-binding domain-containing protein, producing the protein MKQKLAPRRVKILVAKLGLDGHDRGALVLCRAFRDAGMEVIYSGLFATPERVAQIAEDEDVDAVALSLLNGAHNTLFPRVVKELHKKGLKDVLVVGGGVIPEEDKTGLEKSGVSKVFGPGSPLSAIIDHINSGVAKLRKI; encoded by the coding sequence ATGAAGCAGAAACTTGCACCACGACGAGTCAAGATTCTTGTCGCAAAACTCGGCCTTGACGGCCATGACAGGGGTGCACTCGTATTGTGCAGGGCGTTTCGTGATGCAGGAATGGAGGTAATTTACTCTGGCCTGTTTGCCACACCAGAGCGCGTAGCGCAGATTGCAGAGGACGAGGACGTGGACGCAGTTGCACTAAGTCTTCTCAACGGCGCTCACAACACGCTGTTTCCGCGAGTGGTAAAGGAGCTTCACAAAAAGGGACTAAAGGACGTACTAGTCGTAGGAGGGGGCGTCATCCCAGAAGAGGACAAGACAGGACTTGAAAAATCAGGAGTCTCAAAGGTGTTCGGTCCAGGCTCGCCGCTGTCTGCAATCATAGACCACATCAACTCAGGCGTCGCCAAACTGAGGAAAATTTAA
- the ilvC gene encoding ketol-acid reductoisomerase: protein MAKTWKDNDIKLEPIKNQTIAVIGYGIQGDAQANNLKDSGLKVIVGLKEGSPTWNKAKADGHTVMSVAEATKKADIVHILIPDMIQAKVYREEIGPNLSAGKALSFSHAAAIHWGWIAAPDNVDIIMVAPKGPGSKVRETYLDGFGTPAIVAVYQDKTGTAWDRTLGLAKGIGSARAGLIQTTFKEEVETDWFGEQADLCGGCASMVTNAFETLVEAGYQPEIAYFEVLHELKLIVDMIQRYGINGMWRRVSETARYGGLTRGPMIMDKESKQKMKKVLDMIQDGTFNEEWISEYQKNGKNAFDRYMKQIEQHQIEQVGKKMRQMMWPDSKE from the coding sequence ATGGCGAAAACTTGGAAGGATAATGATATCAAATTAGAACCAATCAAAAATCAAACTATTGCAGTAATCGGCTATGGAATCCAGGGAGATGCACAGGCAAACAACCTCAAAGATTCCGGCCTCAAGGTAATCGTGGGACTAAAAGAGGGTAGCCCGACTTGGAACAAGGCAAAGGCCGATGGCCACACGGTTATGTCTGTAGCCGAGGCGACAAAAAAAGCAGACATTGTACACATTCTGATTCCAGACATGATCCAGGCAAAGGTGTATCGGGAGGAGATAGGACCAAACCTTTCGGCAGGAAAGGCTCTGTCGTTTTCGCATGCAGCCGCCATCCACTGGGGCTGGATTGCAGCACCGGACAATGTGGATATAATCATGGTCGCGCCAAAGGGACCTGGTTCCAAGGTAAGGGAGACATACCTTGATGGATTTGGAACGCCTGCCATAGTTGCAGTATACCAAGACAAGACTGGGACCGCATGGGACAGGACACTTGGACTTGCAAAAGGAATAGGCTCTGCGCGAGCAGGACTTATTCAGACCACCTTCAAAGAAGAGGTTGAAACCGACTGGTTTGGCGAGCAGGCGGATCTGTGTGGAGGGTGCGCATCCATGGTGACCAACGCATTTGAGACGCTAGTTGAGGCCGGATACCAGCCAGAGATTGCATACTTTGAGGTATTACACGAACTGAAGCTAATTGTGGACATGATTCAGCGATACGGAATCAACGGAATGTGGAGGCGTGTCAGCGAGACTGCCAGATATGGCGGACTGACAAGGGGACCAATGATCATGGATAAGGAATCCAAGCAAAAGATGAAAAAAGTACTTGACATGATTCAGGACGGAACATTCAACGAGGAATGGATCTCAGAGTACCAAAAGAACGGCAAGAACGCATTTGACAGGTACATGAAGCAGATAGAGCAACATCAGATAGAGCAAGTAGGAAAGAAGATGCGCCAGATGATGTGGCCTGATTCTAAAGAATAG
- a CDS encoding EF-Tu/IF-2/RF-3 family GTPase → MKSVNFVVLGDQEIAAKLGKKGTATDMTMYDKKESGAVRTWTFPNGFPEKIQPLLQTINLAEYVIFHVNKLDKFTGEQIVALDSLKKTKGILSHSYDVDENTLNTMIKNTVLANYIKVDPDKIKEEVDKLDQISQEGNARVVIDHCFDVKGVGTVILGKVEQGKIRQYDTLKLMPSGAEVLIKSIQMHDDPAEEAESPARVGLAVKGVSPDQVGRGDVLCNPSTELTGTEIELDFAKSPFYKGDIAPNQMCLVNIGLQIKPAKFASVNPLKLTLEKPAFYNKGDICVILKPESQTIRILGSGPIK, encoded by the coding sequence ATGAAGTCTGTAAACTTTGTAGTGTTGGGCGACCAAGAGATTGCAGCAAAGCTTGGCAAAAAGGGAACTGCCACCGACATGACAATGTACGACAAAAAAGAGTCAGGCGCAGTACGTACTTGGACGTTTCCAAACGGGTTCCCAGAAAAGATCCAACCGCTATTGCAGACTATCAATTTGGCTGAATATGTGATATTTCATGTAAACAAGCTTGACAAGTTCACAGGGGAGCAAATTGTTGCACTTGACAGCCTGAAGAAGACAAAGGGAATACTTTCTCACAGTTATGATGTTGACGAGAATACGCTGAACACGATGATAAAAAACACAGTTCTTGCAAATTACATCAAGGTTGATCCCGACAAGATAAAAGAAGAGGTGGACAAGCTGGACCAGATATCGCAGGAGGGTAACGCACGCGTGGTGATTGACCACTGCTTTGATGTAAAGGGCGTCGGCACAGTCATTCTTGGTAAGGTCGAGCAGGGAAAGATAAGGCAGTATGACACGCTAAAGCTGATGCCATCAGGAGCAGAGGTGCTGATAAAGTCCATCCAGATGCACGACGACCCGGCAGAGGAGGCAGAGTCTCCTGCACGAGTAGGCCTTGCGGTAAAGGGCGTAAGTCCGGATCAGGTGGGGCGCGGAGACGTATTGTGCAACCCGTCGACCGAGCTGACAGGTACCGAAATTGAGCTAGACTTTGCAAAAAGTCCTTTCTACAAGGGCGACATTGCGCCAAACCAGATGTGCCTTGTGAACATCGGCCTGCAGATAAAGCCTGCAAAATTTGCATCGGTAAACCCGCTCAAACTCACACTTGAAAAGCCTGCATTTTACAACAAGGGCGACATTTGCGTCATTTTAAAGCCGGAATCTCAGACTATTAGGATTCTTGGAAGCGGCCCAATCAAATAA
- a CDS encoding helix-turn-helix transcriptional regulator: MKSDSEEIAGEFLEISSEQRLNLILNLSTEKSNLSSMARKLDATPAEVHRNFGRLQKAGMVKRDSDGNYDLTLYGRTICSQIPTIRFMARNKRYFESHGFADLPTKFVQRLGALLESDMVSGYVKVIEQWENIYKNAEKYIYNILIEIPYNEKLVQTLQDKLKNKVAISSIFSESAVISKERHDLLSKFDFSKFVKDGTLERKMLKDAKIALIMNEMEAGLSFPSDSGEPDMSKMFHSTDRSFHEWCLDFFSECWKNAGAFQESKIAKC, translated from the coding sequence GTGAAATCCGACTCTGAGGAGATTGCCGGTGAGTTCTTGGAGATATCAAGCGAGCAGCGACTAAACTTAATCCTAAACCTAAGCACCGAAAAGTCAAACCTCTCAAGCATGGCAAGAAAGCTCGACGCAACACCTGCTGAGGTTCACCGAAATTTTGGCAGGCTGCAGAAGGCAGGCATGGTGAAAAGAGACTCCGACGGAAACTATGATCTTACGCTGTACGGCAGGACGATCTGCTCTCAGATACCAACCATAAGATTCATGGCAAGAAACAAAAGATATTTTGAAAGTCACGGATTTGCAGATCTTCCAACAAAATTTGTCCAACGCCTCGGCGCGCTTTTAGAGTCAGATATGGTGTCAGGATACGTCAAGGTGATAGAGCAATGGGAAAACATATACAAAAACGCAGAGAAGTACATTTACAACATCCTAATTGAGATCCCGTACAACGAAAAACTCGTTCAGACCCTGCAGGACAAGCTGAAAAACAAGGTCGCAATATCGTCAATTTTTTCCGAGTCCGCAGTAATATCAAAGGAGCGACACGACCTGCTAAGCAAGTTTGATTTCTCAAAGTTCGTCAAGGACGGCACGCTGGAAAGAAAGATGCTCAAGGATGCAAAGATTGCACTGATAATGAATGAAATGGAGGCAGGCCTGAGCTTCCCATCAGACAGCGGCGAGCCAGACATGAGCAAAATGTTTCATAGTACTGACAGGTCATTTCATGAGTGGTGTCTTGATTTTTTTAGCGAGTGCTGGAAAAATGCAGGCGCGTTCCAAGAGTCGAAGATAGCAAAGTGCTAG
- a CDS encoding adenylate/guanylate cyclase domain-containing protein, translated as MLDAIVEDRYGAATSSNSLFGPITVPPLPHIGTTIEESESPTYCVIVSKNQVSYCVGIIDMVNSTKLAATMGMKKMSAYYQTFLNLTAKIIGEFGGRVIKNIGDCLLFYFPSTVKVDLIEIKRCFDCALALCESHSLICAQLAKDGLPCVDYRISLDYGPVIPMKSNNSKTIDMIGPAVNMCSKINRCAAPNGIVIGGDLYEIGRQISWCILQEVKGYSVGFKQSYPVYRLLRTK; from the coding sequence ATGCTGGATGCAATAGTTGAAGACAGATATGGTGCGGCGACATCAAGTAATTCTCTTTTTGGTCCGATCACCGTTCCGCCATTGCCGCACATTGGCACGACGATTGAAGAGTCCGAGTCCCCAACATATTGCGTAATTGTGTCAAAAAATCAAGTCAGCTACTGTGTTGGCATAATCGACATGGTAAATTCCACCAAACTGGCCGCCACCATGGGGATGAAAAAGATGTCTGCATACTATCAGACGTTTCTGAATCTCACAGCAAAGATAATTGGCGAATTTGGAGGTAGGGTGATTAAAAACATTGGAGACTGCTTGCTGTTTTACTTTCCTTCTACTGTAAAAGTTGATTTAATTGAAATCAAGCGATGTTTTGATTGTGCTTTGGCGCTGTGTGAAAGTCACAGTTTGATTTGCGCCCAGCTTGCAAAGGATGGGCTTCCATGTGTGGACTATCGCATAAGTTTGGACTATGGGCCAGTAATTCCAATGAAATCAAACAATTCCAAAACGATAGACATGATTGGCCCTGCAGTAAACATGTGCTCTAAGATAAACAGGTGTGCCGCTCCCAATGGCATAGTAATTGGCGGGGATTTGTACGAAATCGGGAGACAAATCAGTTGGTGCATTCTACAAGAAGTGAAAGGATATTCAGTCGGCTTCAAACAGTCCTATCCGGTTTATCGATTATTGAGAACAAAATGA